From Carassius gibelio isolate Cgi1373 ecotype wild population from Czech Republic chromosome B23, carGib1.2-hapl.c, whole genome shotgun sequence, the proteins below share one genomic window:
- the LOC128011749 gene encoding profilin-1 gives MSWDSYITSLTKSEWVDDAVILGCTPGQESVWASAPGGWLSQVTAAEVKALVASDRSTLFANGVTLAGKKCTVLRDALNVEGQNTMDIKMKTSEKEPDPFSFTIGKTHKAIIIAKGVKDAHGGKVNPPVFDMTGYLRKLNM, from the exons ATGAGCTGGGACAGCTACATCACGAGCCTGACCAAGAGCGAGTGGGTGGATGATGCGGTCATCCTCGGGTGCACACCGGGTCAGGAGTCGGTTTGGGCGTCAGCACCGGGCGGCTGGCTCAGCCAAGTCACG GCGGCTGAGGTGAAGGCTCTCGTCGCCAGTGACCGCAGCACTCTGTTTGCCAATGGAGTGACTCTGGCCGGGAAAAAGTGCACGGTGCTGAGAGATGCTCTGAATGTGGAAGGCCAGAACACCATGGACATCAAGATGAAGACCTCAGAGAAAGAGCCCGACCCCTTCTCCTTCACCATCGGCAAAACTCACAAAG cgATAATCATTGCTAAAGGTGTAAAAGATGCTCATGGAGGCAAAGTCAATCCACCCGTCTTTGACATGACCGGATACCTCAGGAAATTGAACATGTGA
- the LOC128011046 gene encoding beta-enolase-like gives MSISKIHAREILDSRGNPTVEVDLYTAKGRFRAAVPSGASTGVHEALELRDGDKTRYLGKGTQKAVDHVNKDIAPKLIEKKFSVVDQEKIDKFMLELDGTENKSQFGANAILGVSLAVCKAGAAEKGVPLYRHIADLAGNKDVILPVPAFNVINGGSHAGNKLAMQEFMILPVGAKNFHEAMRIGAEVYHNLKNVIKAKYGKDATNVGDEGGFAPNILENNEALELLKSAIEKAGYPDKIIIGMDVAASEFFRSGKYDLDFKSPDDPKRHITGDQLGDLYKSFIKNYPGTHTHTHTHTHTCTRASSRTTPVHTHTHTHTHTPVQELHQELPRYTHTRTHTHTHTHTHTHTHTHWFVQDQTGSSAQRCDVTRGRLMSRVT, from the exons atgtCCATCAGTAAGATTCACGCTCGTGAGATCCTCGACTCCAGAGGAAACCCCACCGTGGAGGTGGATCTGTACACCGCTAAAG GTCGTTTCCGGGCAGCTGTTCCCAGCGGTGCTTCCACCGGAGTCCATGAGGCTCTGGAGCTCCGAGACGGAGACAAGACACGCTACCTGGGCAAAg gtaCCCAGAAGGCCGTGGACCATGTGAACAAGGACATCGCTCCCAAACTGATAGAGAAG aaGTTCAGCGTCGTGGATCAGGAGAAGATTGACAAGTTCATGCTGGAGCTCGACGGAACCGAGAACAAAT CTCAGTTTGGTGCGAATGCGATCCTGGGTGTGAGTCTGGCTGTGTGTAAGGCGGGCGCCGCTGAGAAGGGTGTTCCTCTGTACCGCCACATCGCTGACCTCGCCGGGAACAAAGACGTGATCCTGCCTGTTCCT GCCTTCAACGTCATCAACGGCGGCTCTCACGCTGGGAACAAGCTGGCCATGCAGGAGTTCATGATCCTTCCGGTCGGAGCCAAGAACTTCCACGAGGCCATGAGGATCGGCGCCGAGGTCTACCACAACCTCAAGAACGTCATCAAGGCCAAATACGGCAAAGACGCCACCAACGTGGGAGACGAGGGCGGATTCGCACCCAACATCCTCGAGAACAACGAGG CTCTGGAGCTGCTGAAGTCTGCCATCGAGAAGGCCGGCTATCCTGACAAGATCATCATCGGCATGGACGTCGCCGCCTCCGAGTTCTTCAGGAGCGGCAAATACGACCTGGACTTCAAGTCCCCCGACGACCCGAAGCGCCACATCACTGGAGACCAGCTGGGAGACCTGTACAAGAGCTTCATCAAGAACTAccccggtacacacacacacacacacacacacacacacacctgtacaagAGCTTCATCAAGAACTAccccggtacacacacacacacacacacacacacacacacctgtacaagAGCTTCATCAAGAACTACCCCggtacacacacacgcgcacacacacacacacacacacacacacacacacacacacacacacacactggtttgtGCAGGATCAGACCGGTTCAT CGGCTCAGCGATGTGACGTAACGAGGGGGCGGCTCATGTCCCGGGTCACGTGA
- the LOC128011088 gene encoding stress-associated endoplasmic reticulum protein 1-like, whose protein sequence is MSAVQRMKVANEKHSKTITQRGHVQKTTRVVNEEKSPVGPWLLTLFVFVVCGSAIFQIIQSIRHGL, encoded by the exons ATGTCGGCGGTGCAGCGGATGAAAGTAGCGAACGAGAAACACAGCAAGACGATCACACAGAGAGGACACGTGCAGAAAACCACG cgCGTGGTGAACGAGGAGAAGTCTCCGGTCGGTCCGTGGCTCCTCACACTCTTCGTGTTCGTGGTCTGTGGATCAG CAATCTTCCAGATCATCCAGAGCATCAGACACGGCTTGTGA